GCTGCGCCTGGCATCAGGACAGGCATCGGAGGGTAGGTGGGGGTGATGCTCAAGATGCGAGGTTGAGCTCAGTGACTTCTCCCGCACCCAGCCCTGGGTCTAAAGGGCTTGCTGCCCTGCTGGTGAATCAGTGTCACTGTCCTCCTTGTTTAAGCCCTCTGTTGACAGTGACACTCCCTCTGTTAACAAGCGCCACTCCCTCTGTTAACTCTTCTTCCTCACCGTTCTCCTTCCTTGCATCCCCAACACTTCCTCACTCCCCACAATGCTTTTAATCAGTCCTTGGCACTGGGAGTGGGGGTTGCCCGAGATGAGGGCGGATGTGCCATCTTGGATGAAGAAGCGGGGACAGCCCTCCCGCCATCACGGTCTAAGCCAGCAACCACTGCTTGCCTGAGCTACCGCAGCCAGTCTCCCTCCTCCAGCACCTGCCTGCTGCCGAGGTACCTTCGCTCAGAACCCTTCAATGGTTTCCCATTTGTCTTGGAACAAACTTCAAATTCCTTCCAATGGCTGCATGATCTGGCCCTGCCTCCTCACCCCGTCCCTAGCGTTACTGTCTTCCCATCAGGTCGTCAAAGCTGAGGTGCTTTTTTGGCCTCCGGGCTTTACCCACTGCCCTTCCCCCTGCCCTGAATGCTCTTCCCCCATCCCTATCTAGCTGACGCCCCCTTATCTTTCAGGCATTAGCTCAGCACCTGGCCAGCCGGCTGCAGACCTTTACAGCCTCCTAGCTTTTATTCTCTTGCATGGTCCTTCCTATGGCCATAATTACCAAATGCTTTGTGTTCTTCTGTTTTCCCGTCTTTCCCTCTAAACTGGAAGCCCCCTGAGGACCAGGGGCTCACTGTGgtgttcactgctgtgtccccaaCGCCTGGCAGGCAGTGGGTGTTGGACGGATGTCTCTGGAACAACTGAGTGCCTCGGTCTGAGGACTAGTGCTGTCAACTCCCAGCTCTGAGTGGGGAGCGGGCCAGAATGTGGGGCTGGATGGCGTCCCAGTTCCTCCTGTGTTCAGGCCTCGCTGGGTGGTTCCATTATGTATCTCACTGAGCCGTGACCTGCCCAATAACCCAGCCCCCACATCGGTTTATTTTCCCACCCAGAGCCCGTGAGGAAAaggttttcagattatttcacatTTTCTGGATTATCCACAAGACATCTTCCCTCCAGTGAGAAGGATCAAGAGTTTGACATTTTAAGCCCTAAGCAGCTTCTCCCTGGCCTGCTTCAGATCTGTGGCTCTGGCGCTTGCAATGAGGTGCATGGGGAATGGAAGGCCATTTTAATCTTGGTTTGGCTTCATTATGAGGAAAAATATGCTGCCCCCAAGAAAGTCTGGTCCATTCTCTATGCCATGCAGAGTTTCAAGAACCCAAAAGATCACCAAAGTCAATTTCCTTGAACAGATGGGGAAAGAAAGGTTCGgggggtggtgaggaggaggggTAAAAGCTTGGTCAAGGGCACGTAGCAAGTTGGCCAATTGAGGAATGGTCTTTCCCCAGGCCTCCTGACTCCCACATGCTGCCCTTTGCCATCTCCGTGCACCAAGGGACCTGAGGTCAGGCGGAGAGGGGGTAATAAGTTTCCACTGACATGACTTCAGGACCCTGAGTCACCTTGGCCTCGAATGGCCTTCCCCAAGTAGGGATGGGGCTTTCCAGAAGccctgccattccttctccaggaacagACATTCCCAGGAGGCTGCAGCAGTCACAGAGGTGTGAGGTGGGGTGAGAGGCTCAGACAGACCCCCAGCCCACTCCATCACTATGCACCATGTCCAGGTCAATTCTGCGACAGGTCTGTTccaaaaggaggaaatgaagggCCAGTTATAGCTGCATTTCTGGAGCAGACTGTTCATCAAGAAAATGATTCCTTCAACTCTGTCCCTTTAGACCATTTTGGGGGCATttccccctcttttattttctttttcttgaacacAAAATCTTAAAGAATACTGAAGGAGGTGACAGTACCCGATAAAACAGTATCTAAATACCTAACAATACTTAACTGAATTCTGAACGAATGAATTTGGTTTCAGGAAAggacctgtgatttttttttaggtAGGAAACATCCTACCTGGGGACAGACCCACTAGCTGGAGGCTCCCAGACAGTGAAATCCCAATACCCCTGTGAAAGAACAGCCTTTGGGGTACCCTGTGAGGCCAGAAAAGGACATCCTAGCCACAGCCTCAGCCTGGCCTTTGTCAGACTGCATCTTAAATTAAATGAAGTTCCCAAGGAGACAAGGAAGCCTGCAGGATCAGGATCCCGGATGGGCCTTCGTGGGTAATTATCCAACCTGCTTTTTCCTTCATCTGTCTCATGCAAAGTGATGCAAACACCCTCCCTTACAAGAGGTCAAGTGATGAGTGTGTGCTGGGACTCAGGTGGTCCCTGCTCAGGACTGAGCATGGCTAAGGGGAATGGACACCTGACAAACCAAACCAGATGGCCCCATCCAGTCTACGGTCCTCCAGCCATTTCAGTAATGGGACCCCTGAATATCTAAGCCCCATGCTAGGTTCCCCACCCAAGCACTCACCTCCTCCCtaagactgtttaaaaaaaaaaagaccattccCAACAGCTAATGCCAGACTCCCTGAATCCCAACTCCCTGTCCTGTTGTCGGGTCCCTAATCTTGCCCTCAAGTCCTTCCGGCTCGTGGCTATCCTTCTGCCCCCTGCCCAAGCTCTAATGTCTTCAcgcctccccagccccagccccccggTTTCTTCTGCCCACTGCACCCACATCCTCAGACTCACCCAGGAACAAAACCTCGAGGTCCAGTCGGCACTTCAGTTGGCACTACAGGGAGGTGACGGTGAATGTGTCCTCAGGATGAGGTTCCGCCATGGGCCCCAGGAAGCCGCTCTTGGGGCCCCCACCCAGGCCGGGATGCGCCTGCGGCATAAAGCCTGGATACCTGTAGGCGGTATCCTGCAGGGGCAGCAGCGAGTCCCTCGGCACGGGGGACAGGGTCAAGTCACTAAGAAGTGGGCAGCCATAGCCAGCAGCGGCTGCAGCGGGGCCACGGGGTGGGCCGGGCGGCCGGGCCATCTCCAGCGGCTCCTTGTCGGCCTTGGGTGTGGCCGGTGGGCTAGCCAGGTGTGGGGCACTGAGGCACGCAGCCTCCGTCCTGCCCAGGAAGTCAGCCAGCAGCCCCGAACCCACCTTGCCTTCGTAGGGTGGGCTGCGGGCAGCTGAACCTGGCGGGTACCAATACGCTGTACCCTTGCAGCTGGGGGAGTCGTAGTGAGGCTGGCCCAGCGGCAGGTCCCGACAGCTCAGATGGGCTTGGGCTGCAGCCGCGTGGCCCAGGCTGGCCCCCTGGAGCCCGTGCTTGAGGGGCTCACAGGCAGCCAGCTTTGTGGGCGGCGGCCGCAGCTCTTCCTTGAAGCCCAGGGTGGGTGAGCAGGTGGGCGAGTATGCCTTCTGCAGACCTGCATCAAACACCGTGGGCGGGTGGGCCAGCGATGGGAAATGCTTGCCATCCAGCTCAGGGGCACCCAGGCTAGGCGAATCGCAGTGGAAGCCTTGGCCGAAGGTGCCATCGGATGGCGTGGATGGGTTCATGGAGTAGGGTCCCATGAAGTCACAGGGGTCTCGCTCGCCCACACTGAAGGCCCTCGATTGGGAGGGCAGCGGGGACATGCTGCTGTCCCCACTGTAGTAGTCCAGGCCGAGGTCTGGGCTGTCCTGGAACAGGGGGTTGACGGGCTGCGGCTTGGGGATGAACTTGGCTTTGGCCGCCGCCCCACCCCGCTCCTTCTTGGCCGAGCAGGCGCCACCGCCCCGGCCACCCCGAGGCTGCCGGGGCCCGGTGCTCCGTTTGGACGGGTAGCCCGAGGCAGTGGCCGAGGCGGACGACGGGAAGCCCAGATGCGAGGCCTCGAAAAGGTCCACCTTCTTCCGCCGGCCACGGCCAGGCTTGGAGCTGCTCTGGAAGAGGACGCTCTGGTTCCAGTTGTAACCGGGGGCGGACGAGGCCTCGTTCCAGTCCATCATCAGTTTCTCCAGGCTGGACAGGCTCGACTGGCCCTCGCTGCTCGAGGCCTCGCTGTTGGCACGCCGGAAACCACCGCCGACCGGCTGATTGAATTGGGTGCTGTCGGAGGAGGACTCGGAGAAGGTCTCGGACACGGCTGTCTGCTGCTTCACCTTCTGCGGGGTGTAGTTGGAGATGTCCAGGATCACGTTGGGCTCGCTGACATGGCAGTCAAAGCCGGGATTGTAGAGCTGACTGAAGGCCTCCGAGGCCCAGTCCAGGCCTCCGTAGCCCTGCCGGAAAGGCCACTGAGAAGCCCCCGCAAACTGCCGACAGTTCTCAGGCGAGGGCTGGAAGGACGAGGACGACGAGGAGGCGGCGGAGGTGGCAGAGGCCGTGGTGCCCTTGGGCACCATGTAGCCGCCGGGCGAGACCGTGCTGGCCCGGCTGTCACAGCGCAGAGGTGTGGGGGCTGAACCAGAGAAGGGGGCCCCCTCGGAGCTGTTGAAGAAGGAGGCCTTGCTTGGTGGCAGGCAGGGGCCACCGGTAGGCGGTGGGGCATAGCCGGCGCTGTGGGCGCTGCTGGGTGAGGCAGGTAGGCTGTTGCCGCTGCCGTATGCAAAGCTACAGTCCTTGCTGTTAGCGCAGTCCTGGCCCGTGAAGGGCTTAGCCGGGGCAAATACGCTTTGTCCAGCCCCATAGCCGCCGTACTGCGGGGGATAGGTGTTGGCGGGCGGGTGGGTGGTAGGTGAGCGGGCCACGGCGGAAGGCGGGGGCGCCAGCTTGGGGAAGGTCTCTGCAGCCCGGCAGTCTGAAGTGGCCGGGGTGAGCCCATAGCTCGCTGCCCGCCCGGGTGGGAAAGTCTGGCGAGCGGACAGCACCGGCTGGAAGGAGGGCTCAGCCCCAGCCCCGCCACTGCCCACGGCTACTGGGCTGGCCTTGGCTCCCCGGCTGGGAAAGGTGGCCAGGCCCCGCTGGGCAGGCAGGGCGCTGGTGGGGGGCCCTGCGTAGGTGCCTGATGCCTTCCGGGACTCAGGCCGAGAGGCCGAGAGAGCAAAGTCCAAGAGGTCGGAGGAGTCGTCGGAATCGAGCAGGGAGCGGAAATAGCCGGTGAAGAGGTTTTGGCGCTCCTGGCTGAGCTCGGCCTGGCCTGCGGGCGCGGCCGCGCTGTAGTAGCTGCCACGGCCTGAAGCTCCGCTCTCTAGCCCAGTGGAGGCAAAGGCCCGGGCCTCGGTCCCCTGGAACCCACAGTTTCGGCCAGCCTGCCCGCCTGGGTGCCCGTGATGAGGGGCCCAGCCGCCACCCTTGTCCCCGGCCCACTCAGTGCCCGCCTCCCCAAAGCCGGGGCCGCTGGGCACCTGCTCTGGGAACAGAGTCCCGTTCTTCCGGGACCGCCTCTTgcgtttgggcttcccagttacGGCGTCTACCTCCCCCCGGCCTCGCTTGCGCGGGTGCCCCAGCTCAGTGAGGCCAGGGCCCCCAACCCCCGCGGCTGCCACGGCCACCACCTTCTTCTTCTTCCCGATGCCCTCAAAGAAGTCACTGAAGGAGCACCGGGCGGCCTTGGCTGCATGGCCCCCTCCCCGGCCACCGAAGCCGCCTGCTTTGCCACCTCGCCGACGGAAGCCCTGCACGCGATGCAGGAAGTGGGAGATGCTCTGGGTGTCGGGCGCCTGGTGCACGGACTCGGGTTCGCTGGGCGTCCAGCAGCGGGGCGGGGAGCACCGCCCGGCGCACTGACTCTGGCGGTTCAGGAAGGCCAGCTTGGCGAGGACGTCTGAATACTCGGCCTTGCTGTCGTTGGCGTCCGCCGCGTAGGACGGCTGGGGGGACGCCAGCTTCTGCTTCCGCCGCCGGCGCTTCTTTACCTCCGGCATGGCCATGCTGGCTGCCGCCACGGTGGCCGCCTCAGCCGCCACCACCACCGGCTCCTTGGGCTTGCCGGGGCCCAGCAGCAGGTTCTTGGGAGGGCGGCCGCGCTTCCGCTTGAGAATGATGGGCATTTCGCCGGGTGGGAAGACCACCACCACGTTGCGGCCATTGTTCTTCATCTTCAGCAGCGGGGTGGGCTCGGCGGACACGCGCAGGCCCAGCTCCTTGCCCTCCACGCTCAGGCTGCTGCTCAGAGACGACACCTTGTACGTGGTCTTGTTCCGCCGCCCCAGGGACACGGGGATCTTGGCCATCTTCACCACCATGCGCCGGACGCCCCGGCACTTGCCTTTGCGGGGAGGGACCACCGGGGTCTGGGAGGCTTCGGGCTCCAGCTCCGGGACGGGAACTGGCCCGGGCAGGGCAGGAGGCGGTGGAGGAGGCGGCGGGAGTGGCTCGGCCAGTGCGGCGGCCAACCCGGTGGGCATAGGCAGGGGGAGCAGGTGGCCCTCGGGGCCGGCATCTGCCTTGCGTCCCCGTCCGGCTTTCCGTCGGCGACACAGGATCTTTGGCCTATCAGTGCGCCGCAAGGCGTATTTGGGGTGACCCTCAGGCCCCGGAGGGCCATGGGGTGAGCACAAGTCCAGGCGCAAGGGCTCGGCCAGTGGGCAGGGTCCCAGGGGCTGCTGGGGCTCCAGGCGGCGGCCGGGGACGTCAAGCAACTTGGGCAGGGGGTCAAGTGCCTGCGGGTCAAGCAGCTGCGACTCCAGGGAGTCGGGCAGGGTGTCCAGAGCCTGTAGCGCCAGGCTCGGCAACCCCAGAGGATCAGCCAGGGGCTGCAGGGGCGGCAGCTCCAAAGCTTCCCCGAGCGGCTCTAGAGCCTGCGGGTCCAAGAAGCGGGGTTGGGGGTCCAAGAGCTGAGGCTCGGGCTCAGGCGACGGTGGCTCGAGGGCCTGGGCTTCCAGCAGCTGGGCCTCGGGGCAAGTGAGGGAGGCCAGCTCACTAAGGATGTCGGCGTCAGCGAGTTCTGAGTAATCGGGCCCGTCGGGCTCAGGCTCGGGTGGCAGACCAGTGGCCGCGGCCGTGGCTCCGGGACTGTGGCCTTGGCCGGGCTGGGGGCTGTCCTGAGGCTCAGGCTCAGGCTCGTACAAGGGGTGGCTGGGCCTCTCGGACTTGGCGTGGGGGGTGGCCCGCTCCTCCGGGCTGCGGATGCTGTTGGCCAGGCTGGGTGAGGAGAAGAAGCTGTACTGCAGGTCcccggggggcggggccggggggcggCTGAGCCGGAGACCACCACAGTCCAGGTGCACGCCGCTGTGCTGCAGGTCCTGGGAGAGCCGGGTCAGGTCCTTCATGATGTCGATCAGCTGGACCACCGGACGCAGGGTCGCCCGCCCGTTGTCCCAGCGCCTtcgggagctgctgctgctgtctccCGCGGGTGTGGGGCAGCGGGCCTGGGAGACAGGACGGGCTGCCCTCGGGGGCAGCGGGTCGTCCCCCTTGGCAAGGACTGGTGGGCGCCGGGTGCTGGGGTCCCGGCGTGGGGGTGGGCGCGGGTTCTCGGAGAAGGTGTGGGCGAAGGCCTTGTCGGGTGGGCTGGCGGGGGGCCGGGCGGGAAGCaagggccggggggtgggggggccgccGGGGTAGTACTTGGGCTCCCGGAGGTAGTCAGGAGAGCTGCACACGGCACTGGAAGTCACCACCAGGCCCTGGGGCTTCACACGCATCCTGACCTTGTCCTCCGAGGGCCGCCGGGCGGGGCCGGGACTGACATGAGGGTGCGAGAAGCCGGGACCAGGACCTGCCGGGCGGGACAGGCAGCAGGTCCCTCCTTGAACACCCAAGTTCCCATGTCCCCCGTGGCCCCCTGCACCCCTCTCCTGAGTCCCCTCCCGAAGCCCAATCCCTCTGGTGACCCTCAGCATTTCCTAAGCCACCATGTGCACCATGAACCCCCATGGGCCCCAGTTCCACTTCCTGACAGTGCACCCACTTTTGTCTAGACCCGGGCTAAGGACTGGGGGAGAATAATTCACCTGCTTTTGAGAGAGACGCTCATGAACGGGGTGGAGCAACCACTCCGATCAAATTTAAGGAGGGGGCCTGGAGGTCCTGTCAAGGACATGGCCTCTTCCTTCTTGCCCCATCCCCCAGGCAAACCCTGGCCACTCACCCTCGGCTCTGCCGCCTGGGCTGTCACACTGGAGATCTCTGTGGGCAACAAGACAGATAAGAAGCCATCTCAGTGGTCTGGGAGCCATAGATCCCAACCACTGCCCACCTGCCCACGGGGCCCCATCTCCCCCCACACCCCAACCCCAGCACCCCAGGAACTCTGGCTGACCTGGAAGAGAGAGGGCCCCCGTGCCTGGGGGCTCTGCCAGTCGCTGGCTGTCAGCTGGGGGTGTTGTGAAGCAATTTTGGCCTGAGCCCAGGCCTCGGGGCGTGGACAGCGCCTGGAAAGGACCATCGCAGCTCAGGTTTAGTGAGCACCTACTGGGCGCCAGGCACTGGGCTGGAAGCTGTCCAGGCATCGTTTCATTTAATTCTTCATATCAATCCTGTGAGGTAGGGGCTATTAAtaaccccattttgcagatgaggaaatggaggctcagagatgaagtaacattcattcattcattcattcatatactcATTATTTGTGAAGTGCCTACTGTACACAAACACTGGGTAGACAAACACTGATGGGACAATCGTAAGTGACATAATTATTGGTGGGATAAGAGCAGCAGAGAAAAACTTTACAGCGCCTGAGGCCCGAGGTTCAACAATCATACCAGGAGTCAACAACAATCAAAGTTCATGCCCTGGGGGCACTTTCTCTGTTGCCAAACTTTGGACTAAGTTCATTATACGGATTATCTCATCTAACCCCCCCCTGCAAGCCTGAAATCAATATGATTATTACCCCCACTTTTACAGTCAAGGAAACCATCCATTGGAAGGTGGTAAGCACCATGAAGGCAAGGATTTCCGTCCTGCTGACTGTCAAGTGTATATCCCCCAACACCATGGCCCATAAATGTGCTTCAAAAAGTATCTactgaacgaatgaatgaatgaggcacACAGACGAATCAGCCTTTCTCCATAAGGCTCGCTCTCATTCTTCTCCAGACCCCAAAGAGGGACCCAGGTAGGAtgtggaagagggagggagattaAGAACGTGAAAAGGGACATTCTCTGCTCCCCTGCCACCTCTAGCCTCAGCTCGGCCCTGCCACATACTTTCAGAGCCCCCTTTATTTCCCCTTCACAGTATTTACCGGGACTGTAGTCAATTACTTGTGTGACTGGCTTTTCAGTGTGCCTTCTCCCCGAGTGTGGGCTCTCAGGGGTAAGGACAGAGTCTGTCTTGTCTACCGTTGTATCCCCTGACCCCAGGGCCTGGGCTCTGGATGCTacgtaaacatttactgagcaactCCCTCAGCTAGTAGGGCTGAGTTGGGATTTAGATCCAGGCAAGTCTGACTCCCAAAGGAGCCTGGGGACTCAGGGCCCTGGCTGATCCCCAGGAGCTGGTTTGGGGGAGCAGGAAGATGAATGGGCCCTGATCACTGGGAGGATCACTTTGTACTTCACAGGAAGACAGTAGATTGACTTGGGGACAGGGAGGTGTGGGCGGGGCCACTTGTCCACTCCCCTCTGGTGGGCAGCAACATGCCATCTACAAAGCATTTCCACATATATGACCCACTGCATCTTCAGTGAACCAGGGAGACGTGGATTATTACCTCCATGTTACAGAGGAAGCAGGTTCAGAGCAGCTGTATAACTTGCCTGAAGTCACATAGCTGCTAAGTGGCAAGATTTCTAATTCTGCCAAGTCCAAAGCCTCCTTCCACTCCCAGCTCCTGCAATGCTCCTCCGGCCACTCCTGAAAGTGCTTCTTCTAGAGCTGCAGTCTAAATTAAGGCTGGGAGGAACCTTAAAATCACCTAACCCTTGGGCTTCCAAACCCTGGGCCTGGGGAGCTGTGTAACCTTCCAGATACCCAGACCCTAGTCCAGGGAGTCTGACTCACAAATCTGAAGGGACATCTCGGAatctggtgggtttttttttttttttttgactgcattgtgcagcctgtgggatcttgttcctcaaccagggatcgaacctgtgccctctgtggtggaaacatggagtcttaaccactggaccaccctggagaaggggaagctacccactgcagtattctggtctggagaattccatggactacgtccatagggctgcaaagagtcaagacaggactgagcaactttcacttcacttcacccagGAAAGGccctgggaatctgcatttttaatcgGCTCCCCCAGTGGGTCCACTGTTCCAGTGTCATCTcgtgcccctcccatttttcagacaaggAAACTAAGACCGAAGAGGGAAACAGACTTTGCCCAAGACCACAAGATAGCGTGGGGAGGGGGGGCCCCAGGGTGCTGCTCATCCAAGCAGAACACCCCCGTGTCTCTTCAGCTCCCAGGCCGCAGCTGTTCCTCACTGTCCCATTTACTAGATCACTTGGGGTTCTGTTCTCTCTCATGCCCGCCTGCAGACTGTGGTCAGGCCCCTTCTAGGCCAGGCCCTCTCTGCTTCAAGAATCTCACTGCCGCTCTTGCGGGAAGAACTGTGGGTAAGACACTCAGGAAGCAGGGAAGGGGCTCAGACTCTGGAATCTCCGGGTCCTACTTCCAACAGCACGGCTGACCCGTGGCTCCCGCTGCCCTCTCGGAGATGCCTACCACAAGCCACCGCCCCTCTCTCGCGGAGGGTGGGGCTCACCAACCCTCCCTACTCTGGAGACCTCCCACCGGGGGCCTGAGGGTGTGACCTTGGCAGAAGAGACAAACCGCCTCTCCAGCGGCTGCTTCTGTTCCACCCACCCGTGAAGACCTCTGGGCGCGCCGTCCTGCCAGACCTCCTGACTGTCCACGGCCTCCAGGATCTGAGGGAAGCAActggctcccctccccaccacacccaGGCAGACGTTTTCTTGGACCCCCTCCCAAGGGTACCACCTATCCCCACGTCTGAGAACAAAGTCGcaaaggttcctctgtccgtcgTCTGTCTGCTTCTGGGTCAGTGTGTCTTGAGCCTGCCTGTGGGGACACCCGCCGGctgggaggggggctgggggccCCAACCTGCTGCGCGCAGTGCCGGGAAGGGCCAGCCCACATCCTTgagtccccagccccaccctcccccGCTGCGGCTCTGaccaccccaccccttccccagccagcctccccctcccccacccgcaGCCTCCCCAGGGGAGCCCGGCTGCCAGCCCCAGCTCTCACTTCCGGCCTCATGACCCTCTctccagcctcctccccacccccacccccccacccccccaccccgcacacACCATTTCCCTCCCAGCCCGGACTGAGGGCCCAGGGATGTCCTCAAATGGAAAACTAGGCCTCAAAGCGGGCTATCACTGCTGCGGTGAAACCTCCCGTCAATCACCTCCCTTGGAGGGGGGCCTTTATCTGCCAGGACCACCCCCACTCAGGAACTaggtacccccccccccccaatttccttctcttcagccccctcccacccacccacccctgaaGATCTCCTTCCAACCTGACTCCGGACCAGAATCGTTACCAAAAAAATAACAATGATGAAAATAACAATGGGCAGCTGTCACTTATTTGGCAAgtaaatgaggctcagagaggttaagaaaagcCCTTAAGGGCAAACAGCCATGACAGGGAAGAGTGTCTGCACTTGGGTTAGCTGAGCTCCTCTGAACCAAACTTCTCCACTGTCCAGAGAGTCAGCTTCCTCGAACTGTCTTGGTCCCAACGACcagttctaatttttgacatctaaATCTACCCCCTCCTCTCAGCTTCTTCACCCCTCCCACCTAGGTCATTCAATGCACTACCCTCCCTCACCACTAGGTGTCCCCTTAGAGCCACTGATGCCCCCAAGGGGAGcaagccccgccccaccccctggAATCATCAGGGCCACCCCCCCTCAATAGCAcagcacaccccaccccaccctacccccagccACACAGAGCTCCTTTGTGCAGCCCTTGCCCACCCCCTTCCTGCCCGGAGCAGGGCACCTGGCAAGCAGGTCTGCCCTAGACCCGCCCCCTgccagccccctgccctgggTGCCAGGTGTGTGGGCACCACCGCCAGCTCTGGCTGAACCCGAGGGTCACCCTGCTGGGcggccctcccttcctctctccgaGGTCACCCAGGGACTGTGCTTCCCGCCTGCTCCGCCCCCATCCCCTCCTGCCCTTGGCCCTTCCAGACTCCTGTCCTTGTCTTTCCTTCTGTCTCCCGGAGGacacccctcctccagccccaccagGCCCTCCCCACAGCCTCACCACCGCCCACCTCCTTCCCCTGAGAGCTCCTTGttccgcccccccacccctccccgcccagGTCTGAAAAACTCCTCCTCCTGGAAAGTTGCTGCTGGAAAGGAAGTGACTTCAGCAGTTTGGCCACAAGGCTGGGCACTGCTGAGCCCAGCTCAGCTGAAGCCTTGCCCAGCCCAC
The sequence above is a segment of the Dama dama isolate Ldn47 chromosome 8, ASM3311817v1, whole genome shotgun sequence genome. Coding sequences within it:
- the AHDC1 gene encoding transcription factor Gibbin, with the translated sequence MRVKPQGLVVTSSAVCSSPDYLREPKYYPGGPPTPRPLLPARPPASPPDKAFAHTFSENPRPPPRRDPSTRRPPVLAKGDDPLPPRAARPVSQARCPTPAGDSSSSSRRRWDNGRATLRPVVQLIDIMKDLTRLSQDLQHSGVHLDCGGLRLSRPPAPPPGDLQYSFFSSPSLANSIRSPEERATPHAKSERPSHPLYEPEPEPQDSPQPGQGHSPGATAAATGLPPEPEPDGPDYSELADADILSELASLTCPEAQLLEAQALEPPSPEPEPQLLDPQPRFLDPQALEPLGEALELPPLQPLADPLGLPSLALQALDTLPDSLESQLLDPQALDPLPKLLDVPGRRLEPQQPLGPCPLAEPLRLDLCSPHGPPGPEGHPKYALRRTDRPKILCRRRKAGRGRKADAGPEGHLLPLPMPTGLAAALAEPLPPPPPPPPALPGPVPVPELEPEASQTPVVPPRKGKCRGVRRMVVKMAKIPVSLGRRNKTTYKVSSLSSSLSVEGKELGLRVSAEPTPLLKMKNNGRNVVVVFPPGEMPIILKRKRGRPPKNLLLGPGKPKEPVVVAAEAATVAAASMAMPEVKKRRRRKQKLASPQPSYAADANDSKAEYSDVLAKLAFLNRQSQCAGRCSPPRCWTPSEPESVHQAPDTQSISHFLHRVQGFRRRGGKAGGFGGRGGGHAAKAARCSFSDFFEGIGKKKKVVAVAAAGVGGPGLTELGHPRKRGRGEVDAVTGKPKRKRRSRKNGTLFPEQVPSGPGFGEAGTEWAGDKGGGWAPHHGHPGGQAGRNCGFQGTEARAFASTGLESGASGRGSYYSAAAPAGQAELSQERQNLFTGYFRSLLDSDDSSDLLDFALSASRPESRKASGTYAGPPTSALPAQRGLATFPSRGAKASPVAVGSGGAGAEPSFQPVLSARQTFPPGRAASYGLTPATSDCRAAETFPKLAPPPSAVARSPTTHPPANTYPPQYGGYGAGQSVFAPAKPFTGQDCANSKDCSFAYGSGNSLPASPSSAHSAGYAPPPTGGPCLPPSKASFFNSSEGAPFSGSAPTPLRCDSRASTVSPGGYMVPKGTTASATSAASSSSSSFQPSPENCRQFAGASQWPFRQGYGGLDWASEAFSQLYNPGFDCHVSEPNVILDISNYTPQKVKQQTAVSETFSESSSDSTQFNQPVGGGFRRANSEASSSEGQSSLSSLEKLMMDWNEASSAPGYNWNQSVLFQSSSKPGRGRRKKVDLFEASHLGFPSSASATASGYPSKRSTGPRQPRGGRGGGACSAKKERGGAAAKAKFIPKPQPVNPLFQDSPDLGLDYYSGDSSMSPLPSQSRAFSVGERDPCDFMGPYSMNPSTPSDGTFGQGFHCDSPSLGAPELDGKHFPSLAHPPTVFDAGLQKAYSPTCSPTLGFKEELRPPPTKLAACEPLKHGLQGASLGHAAAAQAHLSCRDLPLGQPHYDSPSCKGTAYWYPPGSAARSPPYEGKVGSGLLADFLGRTEAACLSAPHLASPPATPKADKEPLEMARPPGPPRGPAAAAAGYGCPLLSDLTLSPVPRDSLLPLQDTAYRYPGFMPQAHPGLGGGPKSGFLGPMAEPHPEDTFTVTSL